In Bradyrhizobium guangxiense, one DNA window encodes the following:
- a CDS encoding efflux RND transporter permease subunit, which produces MTSFNLSEWALKHRSFVWFLMIASAIAGLLAYRSLGREEDPPFTIKTMVIQQQWPGATVDDMLNQVTDRIEKEVKQIGAVDYVKSYTTPGQTTILVNLKDTTKPKDVPWLFYEVRKHVQDIQYTLPSGVGAASFNDEFGDVFGNIYAFTSDGLSPRQLRDYVERVRSELLTVPSIGKITVIGAQDEVIYLDISTRKLAALGLNMQSLIKTLQNQNTVQPSGVVQAGPEQVSLRVSGQFASEEALRSTNLRIDNRFLPLSDVATITRGYRDPPDPLFRVDGKPAIGLGIAMMASSNVLQFGEALRAKMRDILATLPVGVELHLVSDQPKIVEQAVGGFTEALVEAIAIVLVVSLISLGVRAGLVVSFSIPLVLAVVFVIMQYFGVTLQRISLGALIIALGLLVDDAMITVEMMVHRLERGDNLYNAVTFAYTSTAFPMLTGTLVTVAGFIPIGFNGSSAGEYTYTLFLVIAASLLTSWVVAVLFAPLIGVMVLPKTMKHHDHIGVGRLSRYFVVLLEAAMRFRWVTIGGSLGLLAVAIVGMGFVQQQFFPSSDRSELLVDLTLPQGSTILETKKQIDQFEKGLASDPDVESWSSYVGQGAIRFYLPLDQQMAFNYFGQVVVVAKSLEARNRIESRLRKTAADQFIGIDVFIHPLDLGPPVGRPLQYRLSGPDIQQLRAKALEIAKIMSDNPHLDPPTFDWNEPGKVVQVEIAQDKARQLGLDSVDVASILNGLVGGTSITQMRDSIYQVNIVGRAANDERSRIETLQSLQIPTGNGQVVPLLSFATLRYDLEQPIIWRRDRVPTITIRGTIHDGTQPATVVQQLAPAIETFAANLPASMKIATGGAVEESSKGQGPIVAVVPVMLLAMAFFIMVQLQSFAKLFLVVSVAPLGLIGVVFALLVSGKPMGFVAILGTLALIGIIIRNSIILMAQIDEMLDEGHDQWSAVVLATQHRMRPILLTAAAASLGMLPIAPQVFWGPMALSMIGGIMAATFLTLFFLPALYIAWFRVEAPLKDSSSRQEEPSRLARASSP; this is translated from the coding sequence GTGACCTCCTTCAATCTATCTGAATGGGCCCTAAAGCATCGCTCGTTCGTTTGGTTCCTGATGATAGCGTCCGCGATAGCGGGCCTGCTCGCCTACCGCAGCCTCGGTCGCGAGGAAGATCCTCCGTTCACCATCAAGACTATGGTGATCCAGCAACAATGGCCCGGCGCGACGGTTGACGACATGCTCAATCAAGTGACCGACCGGATTGAAAAGGAGGTGAAACAGATCGGCGCGGTCGACTACGTCAAGAGCTACACGACGCCCGGTCAGACCACGATTTTGGTCAATCTGAAGGACACCACCAAGCCAAAGGACGTGCCGTGGCTATTCTATGAGGTCCGCAAACATGTTCAGGACATCCAGTACACCCTGCCTTCAGGCGTAGGCGCAGCCTCCTTCAACGACGAATTTGGCGATGTCTTCGGCAACATCTACGCGTTTACGTCCGACGGACTCAGCCCACGGCAATTGCGCGACTATGTCGAGCGGGTGCGCTCGGAACTTCTCACCGTGCCAAGCATCGGCAAGATCACGGTGATCGGAGCACAAGATGAGGTCATCTATCTCGACATCTCCACGCGCAAGCTGGCGGCACTCGGTCTTAATATGCAGTCGCTCATCAAGACACTGCAAAATCAAAACACAGTGCAGCCGTCAGGCGTCGTACAAGCGGGCCCAGAACAAGTTTCGCTGCGCGTAAGCGGTCAATTCGCTTCGGAAGAGGCCCTTCGAAGCACCAACCTGCGCATCGACAACCGCTTCCTTCCGCTTAGCGACGTCGCGACCATCACCCGTGGATATCGCGATCCACCCGATCCGCTATTTCGTGTCGATGGAAAGCCTGCGATCGGGCTCGGCATCGCGATGATGGCCTCTAGCAATGTGCTTCAATTTGGTGAGGCGCTGAGAGCAAAGATGCGCGACATCTTGGCCACGCTTCCGGTAGGCGTCGAACTCCACCTGGTTTCCGATCAGCCGAAGATAGTTGAGCAGGCAGTCGGCGGCTTCACCGAAGCGCTCGTTGAGGCCATAGCCATCGTGTTGGTGGTAAGCCTGATCAGTCTTGGAGTGAGGGCAGGGCTGGTGGTCTCGTTCTCAATTCCGCTCGTGCTGGCGGTCGTGTTCGTCATCATGCAGTATTTTGGAGTAACGCTGCAGCGCATTTCCCTAGGTGCGCTGATCATCGCGCTTGGACTGCTCGTCGATGATGCAATGATAACAGTCGAGATGATGGTGCACCGCCTTGAGCGCGGGGACAATCTCTATAACGCAGTGACCTTTGCTTACACCTCGACCGCATTTCCGATGCTAACCGGAACCCTGGTAACTGTCGCAGGCTTTATCCCGATTGGGTTCAACGGCTCATCGGCTGGCGAATACACCTACACTCTGTTCCTCGTAATCGCAGCATCGCTACTAACCAGCTGGGTGGTAGCCGTTCTGTTCGCTCCACTGATCGGCGTCATGGTCCTTCCAAAAACCATGAAACATCACGACCATATCGGTGTCGGCCGGCTATCCCGCTACTTTGTCGTTCTACTGGAGGCCGCGATGCGCTTCCGCTGGGTCACAATCGGCGGAAGCCTCGGTCTGCTCGCGGTGGCAATCGTCGGTATGGGATTTGTGCAGCAGCAGTTCTTCCCGTCGTCAGACCGGTCCGAGCTGCTCGTCGACTTGACGCTTCCGCAGGGCAGCACGATCCTTGAGACCAAGAAGCAGATCGACCAGTTCGAAAAAGGGCTGGCCTCCGATCCTGACGTCGAAAGCTGGAGCTCTTATGTTGGGCAAGGTGCGATCCGCTTCTATCTGCCACTCGACCAGCAGATGGCCTTTAACTATTTCGGCCAGGTGGTCGTCGTAGCCAAGTCACTTGAAGCTCGCAATCGGATCGAAAGCAGATTGCGAAAGACCGCGGCCGATCAATTCATCGGGATCGACGTCTTCATCCACCCGCTCGACCTTGGACCTCCGGTTGGACGTCCGCTGCAATACCGCCTCAGCGGGCCGGACATCCAGCAATTGCGCGCCAAGGCACTGGAGATCGCCAAAATCATGAGCGACAACCCGCATCTTGACCCTCCGACATTTGATTGGAACGAGCCAGGCAAGGTCGTTCAAGTCGAAATAGCGCAAGACAAGGCGAGGCAGCTCGGGCTCGACTCCGTCGATGTTGCCTCGATACTGAACGGCCTTGTCGGCGGGACGTCCATTACACAGATGCGCGATAGCATTTATCAGGTCAACATCGTTGGGCGCGCCGCAAACGACGAACGCAGCCGAATCGAAACGCTGCAGTCGTTGCAGATCCCGACTGGCAATGGACAGGTGGTCCCGTTGCTCTCGTTCGCAACACTTCGCTATGACCTGGAGCAGCCCATTATTTGGCGACGCGACCGTGTCCCAACAATCACGATTCGAGGCACCATCCACGATGGCACGCAACCGGCAACTGTCGTCCAACAGCTTGCGCCGGCTATCGAGACCTTCGCCGCGAACCTGCCGGCGTCGATGAAGATCGCAACCGGAGGCGCCGTCGAGGAGAGCTCAAAGGGTCAGGGTCCAATCGTTGCGGTCGTGCCTGTGATGCTGCTTGCGATGGCGTTCTTCATTATGGTCCAGCTGCAAAGCTTTGCGAAGCTGTTCCTTGTCGTAAGCGTGGCTCCCCTCGGCTTGATCGGCGTTGTGTTCGCTCTCCTCGTATCCGGAAAACCGATGGGTTTTGTCGCGATTCTCGGTACGTTAGCCCTTATCGGGATCATCATTCGCAATTCGATTATCTTGATGGCGCAGATCGACGAAATGCTTGACGAGGGTCACGATCAATGGTCGGCAGTCGTGCTGGCAACACAGCATCGCATGCGGCCAATCCTGCTGACGGCCGCCGCAGCAAGCCTCGGCATGCTTCCGATCGCGCCGCAGGTCTTCTGGGGTCCTATGGCGCTATCGATGATCGGTGGCATCATGGCTGCGACCTTCCTGACTCTCTTTTTCTTGCCGGCGCTTTACATCGCCTGGTTCCGTGTAGAAGCCCCACTAAAGGACTCTTCTTCGCGCCAGGAGGAGCCCAGCAGGCTCGCCAGGGCCAGCTCACCATAG